The sequence CTCCCAACTCCCAACCTTTACATATTTATCGCGCTTCGGCTGGTTCCGGTAAAACTTTTTTACTGGCTGCCGAATACCTGGGCCTCTTATTCCAGCATCCCTTTAAATACCGGGAAATCCTGGCGGTGACCTTTACCAATAAGGCTACCGAAGAAATGAAACACCGGATCCTTGATGAACTCCGCTGCCTGGCTCTCGGCAAAGCTTCTCCCTACAAAGACATCCTGCTGGAAAGATACCCGGAACTGGCGCCCGGCAACCTGCTGGCCTTACAGGCGGATCTGCTGTACCGCACGATCCTGCACGACTATGCAAAATTTTCGGTCAGCACCATCGACAGCTTTGTACAGCAGGTGATCCGCTCCTTTGCCTACGAAATCGGCCTCGACGCCGGGTATGAATTGCAACTGAACCAGGACCTGGTGAAAAAGGACCTGGCCGACCGTTTATTTGAATTACTGGAAACCAACGCTGACCTCCTGCAATGGATCCGGCGTATGGCGATGGATCGGATTGAAAATGGCAAATCCTGGGACTTTTCTGACGAAATGTTATCCTTTGCCGGGGAAATCTTCAAGGAGCGCTTCTACCTTTTTGAAGCCAATATGCGCAACCTTGATAACCCGGCGGCCAGTTTCGAAGCGCTCCACAAAAGATTGCTCTCCACCGTTGAGGCTTTCGAAAACCCCATGGCGGACATGGGTAAAAAAGCCTTGCATCTGATCAGCCTGGCCGGACTCACCATTGAAGATTTTTCTGGCAAGAAAAGCAGCTTTGCCGGGTATTTCCAGAAACTGGCCAATAAAAAAGAATTTAAACCCGGCGCTAAACCCTTGTCGGCACTGGATAATCTTAATAGCTGGACCGCAAAATCGGCTGATCCCTCCACAAAAAACAAAGTGGATGCCCTGTTTCCGGCACTGAATGCAATGCTCAGCGAAGCGATTCACTGGTACCAGGAAAACGGCACGGACTATAACACCGCAAAAGTTGTCCTGCAACAACTCAGCAACCTGAACCTGCTTCGGGTACTGGCTGAACAGCTGGCCGAATATCGCCGCGATAATAATGCCCTGCTGATGTCGGATACGCAGCAATTGTTGCGTGAACTCGTCCGCGATAATGACGCGCCTTTTATTTATGAGAAAACCGGTAACCGCTACCAGCACTTTTTACTGGATGAATTCCAGGACACCAGCGCTTTCCAGTGGGATAATTTCAGGCCCCTCGTTGAACAATCGGTGGCGACCGGACAATTCAACCTCATTGTCGGGGATGTGAAACAATCCATTTATCGCTGGCGGAATGGCGACTGGCGCTTATTGCAGGAACAGGTAAAGAAAGACATCGGCGACTACCATGTTGCTGAAGCCTCCCTCCAGGAAAACTACCGCAGCCGTCGCAACATCATTGACTTTAATAATTATTTGTTCAACACCGCCCCACAACTATTGCAGGCCAACTTCAATAGGGAAATGTCAGCGGTGGATGATGCCGTCATCCAGCAACGCCTTTCAGCTAACGGATATTTCCACGTTATCGGCGATGCCTATGGGGATGCCATGCAACTGGCCCCGGAAAGCTGCAAGGATGGCGGTTTGGTGAACCTTCGCTTTTTTGAAAAGGCCGAGAGCCGGACGCCCAGTTCATGGCGCCCGGAAGCGGAATCGGGGTTATGCGAATTGATCGACCAACTGATTGTTGACAGGGGATTTGATCCCGCACAGATCACCTTGCTGACCAGGGGCAATAAGGATGCCCGCTACCTGATCGACCTCCTGTTGCAATACCAGCAAACCGCAGCTTCCCGGGTGAAGTATGGCCTGGTTTCAACGGACGCCCTGGTGGTGAATAATTCTCCCGCTATTCAATTGCTTCTTGCGGCCCTTCGCTACCTGATCAACGAAAAAGATACCTTGTCCCTCGCAGAACTGGTACAGGCTAATGCCATCCGGCTGCAACTTGACCTCAGTAATATCGATTGGTACCGCATCGAATCCAACTATGCCCTGCAACAACTTCCGGAAGCGTTCCGCCTGAAAAGGAAATACCTCTTACAGGGCGGACTCTATGAATGTGTGGAAGAACTGATCAGTATTTTCTCTATTGATGAATGGACCGCCGAACAGGCCTATACCCTGGCTTTCCGCGACCTCGTGAACCTGTTCAGCCATCGCGGAAAGGCGGATATCCGCGATTTCCTGGATTGGTGGCAGGAAGAGGGATTAAACAAAGCTTTACCTATGTCTTCGGCCGTTAATGCCATCCAGGTCATGACGATCCATAAATCAAAGGGACTGGCTTTTGATGTGGTCATCATTCCTTACGCTGATTGGGACCTGGAGAGTAAAACGGGCTTGTTATGGTGCGAATGGGACGGCTCGGCGGAAGGTATTACCGTAGTGCCGGTGACCATTTCCCAGGGCCTCGCGCACACCAAATTTGCCTACGATTATTTTGAGGAAATGCTCATGTCCAGCATGGACGCACTGAATATGTTGTATGTAGCGCTGACGAGAACGCGCCAGGCGATGTTTATCATGGCGCCCAAGCCGGCTGCAAAAAAAGATACCGAAGGCGGTATGAATAATATTGCTGACCTCCTGTGGCATAGTATGAAAGATCGCCTGCAAAACAACCAGGTCTGGGTCGAGGGTGCGGTCAGTACCACAGGTAAATCGGGACCGGCAAGGGACGCGCTCACCATCCTGCCGGCGAAAACATTTTCGACACTGGTCAATGATTTGCGGGAACCTTCCCGCCAGGAACTTATCCTGCAGTCTGCGGCTACAGAACAACAACGGATCGGCCAACTGGCCCACCTTGCGCTGGCAAGGGTTTCATCGGTTACGGACCTGGATACGATTTTACAACAAATGGAATTAGAGGGACTCCTGTCTGCCGGCCATATTGATGCCGTTAAGGATAAAGTGCAGCAGGCACTCACGCATCCGCAATTGTCTGAATGGTTTGCCGGGACCTACCAGGCCCTGAATGAAAAAGCCATCCTGCTGAAGGGCGGCGCGGTCCGGCGACCCGATAAAGTATTGATTGGCCCCCATGAAACGATCTTACTCGATTTTAAATTCACCCAGGATGCCGCACCGGCGCATGGAAAACAATTAAAACAATACCAGGATATCCTGGAAGAGATGGGCTACAGGCCTGTCCGGTCTTTTGTGTATTATGGGTTTAACCAGGCCCTGGTTCCCCTGGCCCAACTGTCCGGGGAGCAAGGAAATTTATTTGCATCATGATTAACGGTAGTCCCATGTTTTTGAAAGAAGTAGCAGCAGCTTTATACCATCGCTTTGGTCCTGGCTTATCTAAACTGGCCATCGTTTTCCCGAATAAACGCCCGGCGGTTTATTTCAGGCAACACCTCGGTAACCTGATCGATAAACCGATCTGGAGCCCCGACCTGCTGACCATCCATGAATTTATTCAATTGTCCGACCGCAAATTGCCGGCTGACCGCCTCCTGCAATCTTTCCTGTTATATGAAGCGTATGCCGCTGAAATGCTGGAACAGGGGGAAACGAATATTCCTTCCTATGAACGCTTTTATGCCCTGGGGGAAATCTTACTGAATGACTATGCGGAACTCGAATCTAATGCCATTGCCATTAATGACCTCTACAGCAATATGGCCAATATTGCCGCCATTGAACAGGGACTGGATTACCTCACCCCTGAGCAACAGGATTACCTGCAACGTTTCTGGAAAAACTTTTCTACGGAACGCTTAAGCGCCCAGAAGGAAAAATTCCTCCAGCTATGGCGCGTGTTACCGGCTATATTCGGGCGCTTCAGCAAAATGCTCGATGAAAAAGGCCTGACCACCACCGGCACCTTATACAGGAACCTGGTGCATGGCGGGAATACAGAAACGGACTTTGCTGCAGCCTATGACCAACTGGTATTTGTGGGCTTCAACGCCCTCAACCAGGCGGAGTTGCAGTTATTCAGTAAATGGAAAAAAGAAGGGAAAGCCCTGTTCTTTTTTGATGCGGATGTCCACTATATCCAGGACCCTTTACAGGAAGCCGGGTTATTTTTACGCAGGAACCTGCAACTGTTTGGCAATGAACTGGAGACCAGGAATGAGATCAATCGCGCTGACCGGCCGGTCCATATCATCGCTGCGGAAGGGAATGCCGCCCAGGTCCGTTTATTACCGCAACTGTTGCAACAGGTCCCCGACCTGGCTGAACATCCCGAGAAAGTGGCGATTTTTTTAGCCGACGAACAACAGCTGATGCCTGTGCTGCATGCCCTGCCGGATCATATCCCCTTCATTAATATCACCATGGGCTATAGCCTGGTGCAATCTCCGGTATTTTCCCTGGTGCAGACCATCATTAATGTCCAGCTTTCGCTGCAGCAAAACGGCGGGAAGAGAATTTATTACCAGCCGCTTTTACAACTCCTGCAACACCCCTATCTGTATGAAGTGAAGGCGGCGGAAGATTTAGTGGCCACCATCACTAAACGTAGCCAGGTGTCCATACCGGCAGCGCAATGGGAATCCATCGAAGAGAAAAGGATCGCAAAAATTGTCCGCCCGGTTGAACACCCTATTGATGTGATCGCCTGTATCAAAAATGTATTGGAACTCCAGGCGGAGTCAATGGGCCAGGGCGCTATTGCCAGCCTGGAAGCGCAATTGATCACGGCGGCTTATTACCAGCTCAACCGGCTGGAGGGACTCCTGCAACAATTCAACCGGCAGCTTAGCCTCGCCTTTATTGGTGAAACCATTTTACAGGTCCTCAGGTCTTTGTCCGTTCCCCTCGAAGGCGAACCGCTGAAAGGCCTGCAGGTAATGGGATTACTGGAAAGCCGCGGCCTCGATTTTGAACACATCATCTTACTCAATGTGAACGAAGGCGTATTGCCGAAAAAAGCGGCGGCTCCTACTTTTATCCCGGACAGCATCAGGCGGGCCTATGGTTTAAGCGTAATGGAAAAACAGGACGCCATTTTTGCCTATGTGTTTTATCGGCTGCTGCAAAGAAGCCACACGGTGTATTGCTTGTATAATAGTACGGTGGATGACCACGGCACCGGTGAGCAAAGCCGCTTTATCAGCCAGCTGGAACACGAGACCCGCATCCCGTTTATACATAATTCCATCCAGGTGAATATTTCACCGGAAGCTAAACCGCCCATTGTTATTCAGAAGGACGAAAGGGTCATGCACACCATGCGAAAGTTTATGGGCGCACCGCTCTCCCCTTCCGCCATCAACACGTACCTGGATTGCAGGCTGCGCTTTTATTTCAGCAAAATCGCCCGGATCGAAGAACCGGAAAGCTTCCAGGATGCCATCGATGCCCGGATGCTGGGTAATATCCTGCACCGCGCCATGCAGTTCCTGTACCTGGACCTTGCCCGGTCTAAATCAAACAACAAAACTGTTGCGGCGATTGATTTTGCCTTTTTGAAGGAAAATATCCCGGGGGCTGTTGATCGCGCTTTCGGGAAAGAACTGGCCGGCGACGAAACCATCCGGGTGAATTATACCGGCACCTACACCGTGATTGTTGAAGTGATTAAAGTGTATATCCAGGCCATCCTCGATTGCGATGAAAGGTATGCGCCTTTTACCATCAAACACCTTGAACAGGGGGTGGACAGCCAGTATACCGTTGCGGTGAACGGAAAGGAATGGACCATAAAAATCGGCGGCATCATCGATCGTGTCGATGAAAAAAATGGCGTGTACCGCATCATAGATTATAAAACAGGTAAGGATAAAAAGTCTTTCAGCGATATTGCCGCCCTGTTTGACCGCGAAGATGCCAACCGGAATAAAGCGGCATTACAAACATTTATCTATGCCCATGTTCTGCAGCAACAACTTCCTGCAAATACGGCTTTGGTTGCCGGCATTTATGATGTACGGAATATGCGGAAGGAAGGGGAAGCCTTTAACTGGCAGTTCACAACGGATAATGAAACTGCTGTAACCCACCAGTTGATGCCCGGATTGGTCGGGGAAACGATGGCACAGGTTCAACTTGTCCTGGAAGAATTATTCGATCCCGCTGTTCCTTTTAACCAGGCGACTGCTATTGAAAAATGCCAGTACTGTCCTTATAAAGTTTTGTGCGGACGATAAAACAGAGCTCGTGAATTAAATGAATATTTGTAACCCGATGGTCATACTTCGCCATATACCTTTTTTGAAAGCGGTTTTCCTGCACAGCTTAACGGCATTTGGCGGACCGCAGGGCCATTTCGGGATGATGCTGCGCACTTTTGTTACAGAAAGAAAAGATATTTCCAAAGAAGAGCTGATGGAGTATAATGCATTTTGCCAGATGCTGCCCGGCGCTTCTTCCACGCAGGTGCTTACACTGATTGGCTATAAACGCGGCGGAGTGCCGCTTGCCGTGCTTAC comes from Flavihumibacter fluvii and encodes:
- a CDS encoding UvrD-helicase domain-containing protein yields the protein MPFLMPLAPNSQPLHIYRASAGSGKTFLLAAEYLGLLFQHPFKYREILAVTFTNKATEEMKHRILDELRCLALGKASPYKDILLERYPELAPGNLLALQADLLYRTILHDYAKFSVSTIDSFVQQVIRSFAYEIGLDAGYELQLNQDLVKKDLADRLFELLETNADLLQWIRRMAMDRIENGKSWDFSDEMLSFAGEIFKERFYLFEANMRNLDNPAASFEALHKRLLSTVEAFENPMADMGKKALHLISLAGLTIEDFSGKKSSFAGYFQKLANKKEFKPGAKPLSALDNLNSWTAKSADPSTKNKVDALFPALNAMLSEAIHWYQENGTDYNTAKVVLQQLSNLNLLRVLAEQLAEYRRDNNALLMSDTQQLLRELVRDNDAPFIYEKTGNRYQHFLLDEFQDTSAFQWDNFRPLVEQSVATGQFNLIVGDVKQSIYRWRNGDWRLLQEQVKKDIGDYHVAEASLQENYRSRRNIIDFNNYLFNTAPQLLQANFNREMSAVDDAVIQQRLSANGYFHVIGDAYGDAMQLAPESCKDGGLVNLRFFEKAESRTPSSWRPEAESGLCELIDQLIVDRGFDPAQITLLTRGNKDARYLIDLLLQYQQTAASRVKYGLVSTDALVVNNSPAIQLLLAALRYLINEKDTLSLAELVQANAIRLQLDLSNIDWYRIESNYALQQLPEAFRLKRKYLLQGGLYECVEELISIFSIDEWTAEQAYTLAFRDLVNLFSHRGKADIRDFLDWWQEEGLNKALPMSSAVNAIQVMTIHKSKGLAFDVVIIPYADWDLESKTGLLWCEWDGSAEGITVVPVTISQGLAHTKFAYDYFEEMLMSSMDALNMLYVALTRTRQAMFIMAPKPAAKKDTEGGMNNIADLLWHSMKDRLQNNQVWVEGAVSTTGKSGPARDALTILPAKTFSTLVNDLREPSRQELILQSAATEQQRIGQLAHLALARVSSVTDLDTILQQMELEGLLSAGHIDAVKDKVQQALTHPQLSEWFAGTYQALNEKAILLKGGAVRRPDKVLIGPHETILLDFKFTQDAAPAHGKQLKQYQDILEEMGYRPVRSFVYYGFNQALVPLAQLSGEQGNLFAS
- a CDS encoding PD-(D/E)XK nuclease family protein, which codes for MINGSPMFLKEVAAALYHRFGPGLSKLAIVFPNKRPAVYFRQHLGNLIDKPIWSPDLLTIHEFIQLSDRKLPADRLLQSFLLYEAYAAEMLEQGETNIPSYERFYALGEILLNDYAELESNAIAINDLYSNMANIAAIEQGLDYLTPEQQDYLQRFWKNFSTERLSAQKEKFLQLWRVLPAIFGRFSKMLDEKGLTTTGTLYRNLVHGGNTETDFAAAYDQLVFVGFNALNQAELQLFSKWKKEGKALFFFDADVHYIQDPLQEAGLFLRRNLQLFGNELETRNEINRADRPVHIIAAEGNAAQVRLLPQLLQQVPDLAEHPEKVAIFLADEQQLMPVLHALPDHIPFINITMGYSLVQSPVFSLVQTIINVQLSLQQNGGKRIYYQPLLQLLQHPYLYEVKAAEDLVATITKRSQVSIPAAQWESIEEKRIAKIVRPVEHPIDVIACIKNVLELQAESMGQGAIASLEAQLITAAYYQLNRLEGLLQQFNRQLSLAFIGETILQVLRSLSVPLEGEPLKGLQVMGLLESRGLDFEHIILLNVNEGVLPKKAAAPTFIPDSIRRAYGLSVMEKQDAIFAYVFYRLLQRSHTVYCLYNSTVDDHGTGEQSRFISQLEHETRIPFIHNSIQVNISPEAKPPIVIQKDERVMHTMRKFMGAPLSPSAINTYLDCRLRFYFSKIARIEEPESFQDAIDARMLGNILHRAMQFLYLDLARSKSNNKTVAAIDFAFLKENIPGAVDRAFGKELAGDETIRVNYTGTYTVIVEVIKVYIQAILDCDERYAPFTIKHLEQGVDSQYTVAVNGKEWTIKIGGIIDRVDEKNGVYRIIDYKTGKDKKSFSDIAALFDREDANRNKAALQTFIYAHVLQQQLPANTALVAGIYDVRNMRKEGEAFNWQFTTDNETAVTHQLMPGLVGETMAQVQLVLEELFDPAVPFNQATAIEKCQYCPYKVLCGR